The genomic stretch aagatccaccaaaacaccatttctggttcaatgacttcgacgccatcgcgggttaattaaatattcaacTGTGTCCACCAAAGAAATATGCGAATTTCATACCACTTagtaggggagtgacaggaaagacttttcccgacacggaaaaatacttaaaaacaaaagaaaaaagaaaaaaaacagagaaatgaaacgcagattctgACTGGgtctggcaacccagtaatgagtaCGTAACAATAGAATATAGTTCGGAGCCAATCCGCGTGAAAAGAGTACCAAAGTTCGGACTCAGTACGATGATTTGCCGATAGTTCGCGAGGGCGAACGAAATGTTCGGGTGCCTAGTGTTCGCAGATGATGATCTGTGAAGAATACGGTTCTGTGATTTGAGGTGAGTTTTTATTTCTTACCACAGTTACTTCTCGTAGCTTTCGTACTTCGTTTCTAACCGACCAATTGATCCCGTTACACGTTTAATGAAGCCGTTGAAGGAACGAAAAAGCCCTTAAAGGAAAAACATTTGTAGGAATATTGAGCCCGTTTTTGAGATAAACAAAGCTTTGAAGTAGAACGTAATTGTCTATCTATAGATGGTGTCTCAGTGAGACGATCAAATTTGAAAGATCTTCGGTATTGTTATCTATTGGAGGTTAAAGATGCCCtagaattaaatattttttccaagttTACAGTTTCGTGACgcctttcgtttcgaaaatatagTATTTTGAATTTCCCAATTGTCACCTTACGCAGCTTACGTAACACCATGATACCAAgctatttgattgaaaaaaaagtcTATCCCTATGAATTTCAGCAGTTTGAGCTTTTCAAGAACACTAGGAGCTGtattcatacacatgtattttatctcatgagcgaaaagttaTTAGAAAATTCCAGATGTTGGAGCACTTTAATCCACCTACACAAGTTgtgtgaaacgcttcgacaacgctcagaaacgatgtaccgcacagatctgagaattggagaggtggtttctaaatttgtttcctgcaacattccaagttttaggcctttttCATCGAAAGTTTcggatttatttttttgtttgttgtttcacATAACAGAATATTCTACTTCTCTTCCCCTTGTATATCTCCGCAGTAGTCACATGCGCCTCTCGAGtacctattttttttaatttgcgaAGTTCGAAACAAAAGAAGTTGACGTTTCTGCAGCCAGTTGCCCATTCATAAGAACGCGGATAATATACCGGTGAAAATCGCTTAATGTTTGCAGTTGCAAGTAAATTGAACAGGTGACAGTATGTCTTGGAACAGGTTGTTGGAATGGAAATAACGTGGGCGTTGTCTATTTTTGCGGGATCTAGTATGAAGCGTGACATCAGATGAATTGGTTTCAAGTGAAAGCAGCCGGTGAGGCAAAAGCGGGTGAAACACTGGTGTAGCAACTCAGAAAACGTGTGAAAAACTATTCTTGTAATTAATATGGGTAAGTGAAAACCGGTATACAGCTGGCGGCAGAGGTTCCACATGAACAGTGTTGTGAATAACGCGGCGGGTGACCTCTAGCGCTAGGTATAGCTAACATGAAGATCAAGAAACTAacaattaattaaaagaaaaaaaattgacatcggcggatgatgttcgtacaaagaacagctgagACAGAAAGAGACTGAGAAATTTCGGCCAGTCAGTTATAACATACCGTTTctggaagttctgtactggcgatttCGTCATGTCAACAGGCAGGATTAgagtaaatatatttttcttaacaTAGCCTAAATTTCAGAAGGCTGAATCCAGCATATTCATGTTTTAGCTTCATTGCATTGCATCATTTGCCATCTCGTGGAACAtgggctttgaatcagcaaacgaaattaaaCGTAGAACCCATCATTTGGTTGCTCCACTGCACGTTATACATTCCGATTTTCATGGAATTCTGTAAGACGtgaggctgtttcaagtctctcgctATCGGAAATCTTCTCCTTCGCGGCTGTGTTCATTTGTTAGGGGTGTGGTACATTGCTTTTAGCCATTGAAATCAGTGGGggcacaagagcatggtatttcccaaatagtacagccaatagttagaataatcgaGTTAGGTGTGACGTGAAGTAATGCGTGCAatcttcccaacaacttttgaccatgATTGTAGATCAAATAACATCTGCACTAAGCAGAATAAATGTATACGAAGCATGTTCTTTGCTCATGGAAGATAACATGCCAACCCCTATTACAATCTTCTTGGAATTTTACgatttgaaaatatttaaactaaaaatgtcaCTCTTTGCATATTAAATtaagaacaatgaaagtaaCACCCCAGTTGTACTATTGAATGTTCGCACACCTGCATCAGAGATTCATTCACACAATACTAGGTATGCTGCAAATCAAAACTTCTTTAAGCCACCAATACGCACTAAttatggcatatctccatttaaaTTTTCCGCAGCGAAATCTGTCCCACCAGAACTTTAACGTTTCCCATACATACTCTTTAAAAGCGCGACAAAATCTTTTTATTGACCATCTCGTATTTATGTGTATGTATATCCTTCCTCTCTTACGATACTTGTTATTAATGTGTCTTAAACTATACTTAACATATGGCCGTCGCCAGCTTATATCCACATGACAGTGACCAGCTGGAAAGCTTATtggctactttggtcactgcACACTATTAATTATTGTCTCGAATAGCTATTTCTGTCTGAACGAACTTTTCTTTCTGTAATGATTGTATAGTGTCTTATGAGCTTTGGCGGTTTTTTGTGCTTTTTGCAAGAGaaactattctaagacgaattcagtctagtattttactgaataaagtgtaagaagacgtcaaagctgtattgataatgtatttatttgtgttaacttcgcgaaaaaaAGGCTTAAGTGGCGTCCTTTCGCAGAAAAGATACCCTTTTCTTATACCTTCTATTGATAAATGGTCGTATGCCTTCCATTGGAAAATAGTACCCCTTTCACAAGCCTACTTAAAAACACTGCATCCCCATTTTAGCTCTTAGAATGAAGTTAATGAACGATATTTCCTCTCATATAAGGCGCTTTTAAATACCTAAATGACAGATTTGCCCACCTTTTCATATACTTTGACTCTTGAAATCCCTACactttcatatacctgaagcgtGAAAAAGGTACCCCTTTCGAGCAAGTATGAAATAAATAGCTAAATAATATCTTAAGGTTTTTCAAAAaccctcttttgttttttttccttttaagcaAATATGGCTAATGTGAACCCAACACAAATTGGTTTGGCTTTTTCCGGTGGTGGCATTCGGTCAGCGGCGTTCAGCTCTGGAGTCTTGCGCAGATTGTTGGAACGAAATGTGGAGGTGGACTACTTGAGTTGTGTGTCAGGAGGCGGTTACACAGGCACTGCGTTCCTAGATTGGAAATACAGAGAAGAGAGGAGGAGCAGTTCCACCGAAAATGAAACTGAAGACCAAGAGAATTGGCATGACAAGTTTTTCAAGCACATGAAAGAAAGAGCTGGGTACTTTTGCAACTGGCACAGTCCACTAGATGGAATCCTAGATACAGTGACCATATTGGGCCTCATTCTATTGGTCAATTTCCTTGGGCCAATCACCACGCGGGGGTCGTACGCATGCCCAATAGCCTTCATGATCGACTTGATGTTTGGAGAGTACCTGCGAGATAAGGGGGACTGCAATGATGTTGTTGCTGCAAAATTTTCTGACAGCCATAATCCAGAGGCCGGTAAAAATGCAACCATACAAGAGCTACGGCAGAGCTGTAAAAGTAACCCGGGTTCTGGCCGTATTATTCTCTTCTCTCTTTTGGTTCTCCTTACCGCCATATTTTTCGTATTATCTAAAAAAAGTTTCCTACGGCGGTACTCTACTCTCCTAAGTTTCAGTTGCGCTATATTTGGTGCttcttttgttcttacattCGTACCATTTGCTTTGCACGATGTTGTTCGTGACATTCCGCATTGGTCGCAGTATCTTGCTGTGGCTGTTAgcatttttgtgtggtttttccTGCCTCTGCTCCGTAATGTAACAACCCATGTATTGatggtttattttttttcgtATGTGATCTACTGGAGGGTATATGCAGCCCCTGTACTTGGTGTTGTGTATTCTGATAAACTCTTTGCCCGCTTACTTTTCGCTTCTGGCTTTGTCGTGTGGGTTGCCCTTTTGTAGATGCATTAAGTTCGAGACTGACCCATGTTTACAACAGGTAAGACGACTTGCATGAGGTGTCACAAGTGATATTAAATGGTGGTTTTAATGACAATTCACCGTCCCAATATTTATGGTAAAGCAGTGTGACATATGCGACCAAAACGGACCTCACCCGTTGAAGGAAAACAAGAGAAGATATTAATTGTTACGGAGAAGAAAACGTCCAGTCGggcaatttattttttgaatttcttctaagttattttaaaatgaaatagaaaaagaatttttttcgggAGGCTTCGGCATAGGCAGCAAGCGGGcttgaacattaaaaaataataataaataaaataaaatggcgaTCCGTGCGAGGCGCAGAAGCTTActacccggagcctccatcttccatattaaccctttcagtcaACCTTTTCCagaatctttctatttttacaaGCACCTCCCAGGGGGGCTTtagtgggtgttttcacaatagccaatgaTAACAACCTGAggtcagccatttattacgtcacatataTGAACCACTTCCAGCGGCGGATCCAGACCTGGAGGTAAAGTGGGGGCCCCTCTCAAACATTTTTCCCCCTTTCACAGGTTTGGTGGCCTTGGTCCAAAAATAGGggtgaaggggggggggggtcccctggatccgccactgacTTCACGTATCTTCTCAGTCGCATACGTTCTGTAAGTCAAAATATagtagaaagatacgggaaagggttgacgcaagcgtacaatacagatggaagctccgggtaatgggcccCTGCCCtctttcaatatattaaaattcagtcctaaacaaaaggcatcacctcgaggctctggggaataatcATAAGGATTTGCATGAGTTTATTTCCCAGGGCATCGAGATGATCCCTTTGgtttagaactgaattttaatatatcgaaagtgggctattataTAACTTCACGTTAACATGCTCGAATGAGGCGATATGACGTCATTTAGTTGGGAACCTTAAGGGAAAACTTatgtttctaaaaataactttctaTTTTGAAATTCACAATCATATCCCTAGCTCTCTTTCTCTTTATTTTTTCGGGGTTGAAAGTCATAGCAATATTACTTGCTTAGAAACATtaacgtcacatttcttttaagactcaaatttgccaaccacggaacaaaataagtcattgtttcaccaaccaattaggttctggttgacatagttggcatattaataagaATGAATGACGTCCCGAGAAACACCGCTTTTCGAAAATGCATATGACCAGAAGGTGCCAGCGAAAATAATGGACTTCAAGATCTTCATAGATCATGTAACAAGTCTCCTAGCCAATGTGTAACAGTAGGACCGAAACATGAGGAATGAAGTACGAGTCAAAAGAAATTGTTGCTTTTTCAGTAATGTGATATTATAACCACctagtaataaaaataataatcaaatATTAAGGGAGGAGGACAACAACAAACTGGACAATCCGATACCATTGGAATATGCATGTTTTATCATCTCCAGGTGGAGGCTTCAGAAGGCATTTTACCATCCTAGTGGTCTTGGAAAAAACGGATGTTCAGGAATTGGGTGGAGTGATGTCTGCACGCTGTGGATATCTGCCCTTTGTCAATCTCGGCATAGAAGCCCTGACCACGCTGTACTTGCAAATGAAGGCGTGGTTCCAAAAAGAGCACTAACCGTTGAAGATCTTAAGGGCACGAAACCAGAGTACGTATCAAACATTACAGTCAACCGATGGAAaaaagatgaaacctctgaaaAAAACTACGACCTGTTGACAATTTCTCCCACATCAATCGCGCGTGTAGACAGCAAACCTGGGCAGGATCAGTTCAAAGGGAAACTAGAACCAGAGGATATCAAATTATCCGATGCTATGGCTACATCGGCGGCCGCACTGTCTACTTACATGGGAAAATATGATAATTCTCCCGAAATGAGCCTCAGTCGTTTCCACACACTCATTGGTCTAAATATGGGCACTAGGATGATAAGCGACATTCAATCTGtgagaaaagaaactttcattGACAAGGTATGGTTCTTCGTCATCATTTTAGACCATGACCATTTCACTTCTTCttcgtcgtcttcttcttcttcttcttcttcttctttcttttcgtcTTTTCGTAATCTTTGCCACCATTCAGTACCCCTTCATTCTTGTCATAACTTTGCCTaatttttctgtaattttgttaGGTGCTGCCGTTTGCCATTGATGCTTTCCGTGCTCTTCCACTGATCTGTGTGCCGCCGATTGTTCACTTTGGTGTAGCAGACTCTGACTTCGCATCCAAAGTTGCAGTCATATGCTTCATTGTTATACACTTTGTCCTCGCGTGGGCGGCATTCGTCCATACTGGAAGTAGGCACCCAGGCTGGCGCGAAAAATTAGCAAGGTAAGAGTGCCGAACGTACTGATTGGTACACCTTGTCTGTCCCAGTGGAGTACAGTCACTTTGTACTCTTTATTTGTCTGGAAAATTGAATGGTAACGGACTTTCAACCGTTAAAACAATCTCTTTTTTTGTACTGAAGGTCTTGTTTTAGAGTTGAGACTGAACGTTCtcatttttactcgtggatatccacgagttttggtgagaaTCTGTATGCAAATTGTCACTCActcgtaaccggaagttcgatctaattaGCCAGTCAGGAGGGATATTATTTCAAGCGAATGacaacacagcttagaaagctgtgacaCACGTGGCTTGATTTCCTGTTAGCCGGGTTGTGCGCCACCATTCTGTTTGTGGCTTTTATACTTAAGTGCTTGaacaccttccgctgcatttagaggCAAGAGACTAAAGAAGTAAGGAAATGTCGTTCCTCGAaagtgaagcaaaatattctgaacaagtacactGTACACgttggtgcaattaattgtgcatCGCCTTTCACTCACC from Montipora capricornis isolate CH-2021 chromosome 12, ASM3666992v2, whole genome shotgun sequence encodes the following:
- the LOC138027263 gene encoding uncharacterized protein isoform X2, yielding MANVNPTQIGLAFSGGGIRSAAFSSGVLRRLLERNVEVDYLSCVSGGGYTGTAFLDWKYREERRSSSTENETEDQENWHDKFFKHMKERAGYFCNWHSPLDGILDTVTILGLILLVNFLGPITTRGSYACPIAFMIDLMFGEYLRDKGDCNDVVAAKFSDSHNPEAGKNATIQELRQSCKSNPGSGRIILFSLLVLLTAIFFVLSKKSFLRRYSTLLSFSCAIFGASFVLTFVPFALHDVVRDIPHWSQYLAVAVSIFVWFFLPLLRNVTTHVLMVYFFSYVIYWRVYAAPVLGVVYSDKLFARLLFASGFVVWVALL
- the LOC138027263 gene encoding uncharacterized protein isoform X1, with the translated sequence MANMANVNPTQIGLAFSGGGIRSAAFSSGVLRRLLERNVEVDYLSCVSGGGYTGTAFLDWKYREERRSSSTENETEDQENWHDKFFKHMKERAGYFCNWHSPLDGILDTVTILGLILLVNFLGPITTRGSYACPIAFMIDLMFGEYLRDKGDCNDVVAAKFSDSHNPEAGKNATIQELRQSCKSNPGSGRIILFSLLVLLTAIFFVLSKKSFLRRYSTLLSFSCAIFGASFVLTFVPFALHDVVRDIPHWSQYLAVAVSIFVWFFLPLLRNVTTHVLMVYFFSYVIYWRVYAAPVLGVVYSDKLFARLLFASGFVVWVALL